The DNA sequence CCGATGGAGTCGTGCGTCCACACGTACGTCACCGGCAGGTGCATCAGGGCGGACAGCCGCACCGCGTTGCGCATGTAGTCGGAGAACACCAGGAAGGTGCCGCCGTAGACGCGCGTGTTGCCGTGCAGGGCGATGCCGTTCATCTCCGCGGCCATCGCGTGCTCGCGGATGCCGAAGTGGATGGTGCGGCCGTACGGGTCGGCCTCCGGCAGCGGGTTGCCCGCGGGGAGGAACGACGACGTCTTGTCGATGGTGGTGTTGTTGGAGCCCGCCAGGTCGGCCGAGCCGCCCCACAGCTCCGGGACCACCGCGCCGAGCGCCTGGAGGACCTTGCCGGACGCGGCACGCGTGGCCACGCCCTTGCCCGGCTCGAACACCGGGATGGCGTCCTGCCAGCCCTCGGGCAGCTCACCGGCGGCGATGCGGTCGAACGCGGCGGCGCGCTCGGGGTTGTTGTCCCGCCACTGCTGGAAGGACTTCTCCCACACCGCGCGGGCCGCCTGGCCCCGCTCCAGTGCCTTGCGGGTGTGGCCGATGACCTCGTCGGCCACCTCGAACGTCTGCTCGGGGTCGAAGCCCAGGACCCGCTTGGTGGCCGCGACCTCGTCGTCGCCCAGCGCCGAGCCGTGCGCGGCCTCGGTGTTCTGCGCGTTCGGCGCCGGCCAGGCGATGATCGAGCGCATGGCGATGAAGGACGGCTTGTCCGTGACCTTCTTCGCCTCCTGGATCGCGTCGTAGATCGCGTTCGGGTCCAGGTCGCCGTCGGGCTTCGGGGCGACGCGCTGCACGTGCCAGCCGTACGCCTCGTACCGCTTGCAGGTGTCCTCCGAGACGGCCGTCTCGGTGTCGCCCTCGATGGAGATGTGGTTGTCGTCCCACAGCAGCACCAGGTTGCCCAGCTTCTGGTGCCCGGCCGTCGAGGACGCCTCCGCGGAGATGCCCTCCTGGAGGCAGCCGTCACCGGCGATGCAGTAGACGTAGTGGTCGAACGGGGACTCGCCCTCGGCGGCCTCCGGGTCGAACAGGCCCCGCTCGTACCGGGCGGCCATCGCCATGCCCACCGCGTTGGCCACGCCCTGGCCCAGCGGGCCGGTCGTCGTCTCCACGCCCGTGGTGTGCCCGTACTCCGGGTGGCCCGGGGTCTTCGAGCCCCAGGTGCGGAAGGCCTTCAGGTCGTCCAGCTCCAGGCCGAAGCCGGCCAGGTACAGCTGGGTGTAGAGGGTCAGGGACGAGTGGCCGGCGGACAGCACGAAACGGTCGCGCCCGACCCAGTCCGGGTCCGCGGGGTCGTGCCGCATCACCTTCTGGAAGAGGGTGTAGGCGGCAGGCGCCAGGCTCATCGCCGTACCCGGATGGCCGTTACCGACCTTCTGTACGGCATCGGCGGCCAGGACGCGGGCGGTGTCCACGGCCCGCTGGTCCAACTCGGTCCACTCGAGGTCTGTGGTGGTCGGCTTGGTGCTCACCCTGAGTCAGGGCTCCTCTCCACATGTCGGATGCCGGTGAATGCCCACCGGCGAGGTCGAGCCTACCCCCGTGGGACGTGCCTTCTTTCGAGTCATTCCAGACTGTGGGAACTGCCGTGTAATCGCCTCCTGACCGGTCCGTTTTCCCGTTCGGCAGATGAATACGGGGCCGCTCATCCGGGTGCTCAATCGAGCCGGTGGGCGCACCTCGGAGGGCGCCGCCCAACACGAGCCGACCCCCGCGAATGTCCGGGTCTGGGCAACGTCTACAGTGGCGTGGTACGCGCGAGCCTTTACCCCCGCTTCACCAGGGTGCGGCTTGCTGGGATGTCTCTGTAGGGGTGTGCGTGACGGCCGTTGAATCCCGTCCTGCGGGAATTGTGGGGACCAGTCAGAGCCCTGCCCGTCGGCCGTTCGGGGCCCGTGCGATGGCGTTCGTGGCTCTCACCAAGCCGAGGATCATCGAGCTGCTGCTCATCACCACCGTGCCGGTGATGTTCCTGGCGCAGCAGGGCGTGCCCGACCTGACACTGGTGCTGCTGACGTGCGTCGGCGGCTACCTGTCCGCGGGCGGCGCCAACGCGCTCAACATGTACATCGACCGCGACATCGACGCCCTGATGGACCGCACCTCGCAGCGCCCGCTGGTGACCGGCATGGTCAGCCCGCGCGAGGCCCTGGTCTTCGGCATCACCCTGGCGGTCGTCTCGACGCTGCTGTTCGGCCTCACCGTCAACTGGCTGTCCGCCTGGCTCTCCCTCGGCGCGCTCCTCTTCTACGTGGTCGTCTACACGATGATCCTGAAGCGGCGCACCTCGCAGAACATCGTGTGGGGCGGCATCGCCGGCTGCATGCCGGTGCTGATCGGCTGGACCGCGGTCACCAACTCGATGGCGTGGGCGCCGGTCATCCTCTTCCTCGTCATCTTCTTCTGGACGCCGCCCCACTACTGGCCGCTGTCGATGAAGGTGAAGGACGACTACGCGCGCGTCGGCGTGCCGATGCTGCCGGTGATCGCCGGCAACAAGGCGGTCGCCAAGCAGATCGTGCTCTACAGCTGGGTCATGGTCGCGGTGTCCCTGCTGCTGACCCCGCTGGGCTACACGGGCTGGTTCTACACCGCGGTCGCGCTGGCCGCCGGCGGCTGGTGGCTGTGGGAGGCGCACGCGCTGCTGAACCGCGCGAAGGCCGAGGTGACGGGCGGCAGGCTCAAGGAGATGCGCCTGTTCCACTGGTCCATCACCTATGTGTCGCTGCTCTTCGTGGCCGTCGCCGTGGACCCCTTCCTGCGGTAGGCCCTTGCGTACCGGACCCGGGCGGGGCGCGTGGCCAAGGCCACGGACCCCGCCCGTCGCCGTTCCGTCTACCCGTCGGTAGCATCCTGGTCATGGCAGACACGCAGCAGGTGGACCCGAAGGCCGGACAGAAGGCGGCCCGGCTCGCCAAGCAGATCAGCGGCTTCGCCAAGGCGCACGGCGGCGCCGAGGGACAGGTCGCGTACCTCGGACAGCGCGGCGCCCGGATCGTGCTCGTCGGCGCGGACGGCGGCTGGGGCGACCTGGTGGCGCCCTCCTACGAGATCGCCCGCACGGCCGTCGAGAAGGCCGGCATCACCGTCCACGAGGACTTCGACGGCGAGTTCGCGGCGAAGGTGCGGACGGGCCCGTACGAGTGGAAGCGGATGGCCGGCATCCAGGTGGGCGGCTGAGCGACGCCCCCGTGGGCCCTGCGCCCACGGAAACCGGCCGCACTCCGCGGACGCTCCCGCGCCACCTCACCCCCGGTTCACCCGTTAGGACCCGTGAAGCGTCAGCACACGGTCCCGCCCCGGGGAGCTCCGGATGATCGACACGCCCTCACTCGTGGACCAGTACTGCCACGGAGTGCTCCGCACCGAGCTGGGCCTCGGCACCTTCGAGGCCCAGCTGGCCCGCACCGAGGGCCCGCCCGCGCCCGGCACCACCCTCTTCGACACCCAGACCGGTTTCGCCGTACGCCGCTGGTGCCCGCCCCTGCTCGGCCTGGAGCCGCACTGCCCGCCCGCCCGGTACCTCGCCCGGCGCCGTGAGCTGGGCGTGATCGAGGCGGGGCGCCGGCTGCTGCGGGGCAGCGGCATCACCGCCTACCTGGTCGACACCGGGCTGCCCGGCGACCTCACCGGCCCCGGCGAGCTGGGCAGGGCCGGGAACGCCGAGGCCCATGAGATCGTCCGCCTGGAACAGCTGGCCGAACAGGTCGCCGACACCTCCGGCACCGTCGAGTCCCTCCTCGCCAACCTCGCCGAGTCCGTGCACGCGGCCGCCGCGCACGCCGTCGCCTTCACCTCCGTGGCCGGCCTGCGGCACGGGCTGGCGCTCGCCCCCGAGCCGCCCGGGCCGGGGGAGGTGCGCGGCGCGGCCGGGCGCTGGCTGGCCGCACGCCGGGCCGGGGACGAGCTGAGCGACCCGGTGCTGCTGCGGCATCTGCTGTGGATCGCGGTCGCCTCGGGCCGGCCCCTCCAGCTCCACGCGGGGCTGGGCGCGCCGGGCGCCCGCATCGACCGCACCGACCCGGTGCTGCTGACCGACTTCGTCCGGGCCACCGCCGGACTCGGCACCGACCTCGTGCTGCTGCACGGCTACCCGTACCACCGCCACGCGGCCCATCTGGCCGGCGTCTTCCCGCACGTCTACGCCGACTCGGGCGCCGCCCTGGTGCGCACCGGCGCCCGCGCGGCGACCGTCCTCGCGGAGATCCTGGAACTCGCCCCCTTCGGCAAGATCCTCTTCTCCAGCGGCGCCCGGGGCCTGCCCGAGCTGCACGTGGTCGGCGCCGGACTGTTCCGCGAGGCCCTCGGCCGGGTGCTCGGCACCTGGGTGGCCGAGGGGGCGTGGTCGCTCGAGGACGCCCAGCGGGTGGCCGGCATGATCGCGTCGGGGAACGCGGGCAGGGTGTACGGACTGGCGTGAGGGAGGAAGACTGGGCGGATGCCGACCGACGCGCTGCTCGACCGCTTCCTCACCGGCCTGGCACCACTGTCGCCCGTCGCCGTGTGGGCGCACGGCTCACTGGCCGGCGGCGACTACCAGGAGGGCCGCAGCGACCTGGACCTGATCGCGGTCCTGGACCACCCGATCGGCGCCCGGACGGTGTGGCGGATCGCCCTGCTGCACAACCGGCTGCGGGCCGGACCGCTCGCCGACCGGCTGCACTGCACCTATCTGACGCCGTCCACCGCGGCGGACGCCGAACGGCGCCACCTCACCTGGGCGCACGAGAAGCTGTTCCGGCGCCCGGTCACCCCGGTCACCCGGGCCGAGCTGCACCGCTTCGGCCGGGTCCTGCGCGGGGCGCCGCCCGCGGACGTACTGCCCCCGGTGCCGGACGGTGAACTGGCCGCGTTCGTGGTGCGCGACCAGCGCGACTTCTGGCGGCGCGCGGTGGACCGGGCCGCCCACTGGACCCAGGACGTGTGGGTGGACCTGGGCCTGCTGACCTTCGCCCGCGCCACCGTCACCCTGCGCGAGGGCCGCCTGATCACCAAGCGGGAGGCCCTGGACGTCCTGCCCGGGCTGGGCGCCCCCGCCGAGGTCGTCGCGGACATCGGCAGGCGGCGCTACGGCGATCCCGCGCCGCCTGCCGCGGAGTGGACCGAGCGGCGGGCCCGGCTGACCCGTGACTACCTGGGGCCGGCCATCGACGCGCTCGTGGCGGGCTCCTGAGCGGCCGGTACGGCCGCCTCGGGAGCCGTCGTCCCGGCGCGTTCGCGCAGCGACAGCAGGACCCGCAGGACCCAGATCCACATCACGCACGAGCCGAACATGTGCAGGCCCACCAGGACCTCGGGCAGGTCGGTGAAGTACTGGACGTAACCGATGGCGCCCTGGGCGAGCAGGATCAGGAACAGCTCACGGGTGCGGGCCAGCGGCCCGCCGGGGGCGTCGACCGCCTTCAGCACGAACCACAGGGCGAACGTCAGCGTCACCACGATCCAGGCGAGGACGGCGTGCAGCTTGCTGACCGTCTCCCAGTCCAGCGGCATCCGCGGGACCTCGCTGGAGTCACCCGCGTGCGGGCCCGCGCCGGTGACCACCGTGCCGGCCGCGATCAGCAGCACGGAGACGGCCACCATGCACCACACCAGCTGCTGCACGGCCTTGCCGACCAGCGGCCGGGGCTCGGCGTCGCCCTCCCGGGTGCGCTGCCACATCACCGCGGCGACCGCGATCAGCGCGGAGGAGAGCAGGAAGTGCGCGGCGACCGTGTACGGGTTGAGGCCGACGAGGACCACGATGCCGCCCAGGACGGCGTTGCCCATCACGATCCAGAACTGCGTCCAGCCCAGCCGGGTCAGCCCGCGCCGGTACGGCTTCTGCGAACGCGCCGCGATGATCGCCCAGCCGACGGCGGCGCACAGCACGTAGGTCAGCAGGCGGTTGCCGAACTCGATGATGCCGTGCAGGCCCATCTCTCTGGTCGTGGTCAGTGAGTCGTCGGTGCACTTGGGCCAGGTCGGGCAGCCGAGGCCGGAGCCGGTCAGCCGCACGGCACCTCCGGTGACCACGATGACCACCGCCATGACGAGGGCGGCGAGGGCGGCCCGCCGGACGGTCCGGGGATCCGGCGTCCAGCGTGCGGCGATGAAGGCGAGCGGGTTGCGCACGGCGGCTGCGGCGTCCGAGCGGGTCACGTTTGGCACGCGTCCCATCGTAGGCGTCCGCTTGTGCACGCTTTCACGAGGGTCCGTCCCGGCCATGACGCCCTACTCCCAGCGGAAGAACTTTCCGGCCGCCGCGAGCCCGGCGACCGCCCAGACGGCGAGGATCCCGAGGCAGCCCCACGGCATCCCGGCCCCGTCCTTCAGGACGTCCCGCAGCCCCTCCGACAGCGCGGAGATCGGCAGCAGGCCGAGCACGTCACGGGCCGCGTCCGGGAACTCCTCCAGCGGGACCACCACCCCGCCGCCCACGAGCAGCAGCAGGAACACCAGGTTGGCGGCGGCGAGCGTCGCCTCGGCCTTCAGGGTGCCCGCCATCAGCAGACCGAGCCCGGAGAAGGCGGCGGTGCCGAGGAGCAGCAGCAGGAACACCGCGAAGGGGTTGCCCCGCGGGGACCAGCCGAGCGCGAGCGCGATCACCGTGACGAGGGCGACCTGGAGGACCTCGGTGACCAGCACCGACAGCGTCTTCGCGGTCATCAGTCCCCAGCGCGGCAGCGGTGAGGCGGCCAGCCGCTTCAGCACGCCGTAGCGGCGCTCGAAGCCGGTCGCGATGGCCTGCCCGGTGAACGCCGTCGACATCACCGCGAGCGCGAGGACGCCGGGGGCGAGGAAGTCGACCGCCTCGCCGTCGCCGGTGTCCACGACGTCCACGGTGCTGAAGAGCACCAGCAGCAGCGTGGGGATGACCACGGTCAGCAGCAGCTGCTCGCCGTTGCGCAGCAGCATCTTCGTCTCGAGCGCCGCCTGCGCGCCGATCATGCGGGCCAGGGGAGCGGCCCCCGGCCGGGGGGAGTGGGTGCCGGTGGCCGTCACGCGCGCAGCTCCTTGCCGGTGAGCTCCAGGAAGACGTCTTCGAGGGTGTGCCGCTCGACCGAGATCCGGTCCGGCATCACCCCGTGCTGCGCGCACCAGGAGGTGACGGTGGCGAGCAGCTGGGGGTCGACCTTGCCGGTGACCCGGTACGAGCCCGGGGCCACCTCGGTGGCCGAGGAGTCGGCGGGCAGGGCCTTGAGCAGGGCGGCCACGTCCAGACCCGGCCGCCCCGAGAAGCGGAGCGTGTTCTCGGCGCCGCCCCGGCACAGCTCCTCGGGGGAGCCCTGGGCGATGACCCGGCCGGCGTCGATGATCGCCACGTCGTCGGCCAGTTGCTCGGCCTCGTCCATGTAGTGGGTGGTGAGGATGACGGAGACGCCGTCGGCGCGCAGGTCCCGCACCAGGTCCCAGGTGGCGCGGCGGGCCTGCGGGTCGAGGCCGGCGGTCGGCTCGTCCAGGAACACCAGCTCGGGACGTCCGACCACGGCCATCGCCAGCGCGAGCCGCTGCTGCTGGCCGCCGGAGAGCCGCCGGTAGGCGGTGCGGCCGCAGGAGCCGAGTCCGAGCCGCTCGATCAGCGCGTCCACGTCCAGCGGGTGCGCGTGCAGCTTCGCCACGTGCCGCAGCATCTCGTCCGCGCGGGCGCCCGAGTAGACGCCGCCGGACTGGAGCATCACCCCGACGCGGGGCCGCAGCGCCGCGGACTGGCGCACCGGGTCGAGGCCCAGGACGCGCACGGTGCCGGAGTCCGGCCGCCGGTACCCCTCGCAGGTCTCGACCGTGGTCGTCTTGCCCGCCCCGTTGGGGCCGAGCACGGCGGTCACGCCCTGCCGGGCCACCAGGTCGAGGCCGTCCACCGCGGTCTTCTTTCCGTACCGCTTCACCAGGGCCTGGACCTGGACCACGGGCTCGCTTCGCATGGGTCACGAGTCTAGGGAGACGAGCCGGGGGTCAGATCCTGGGGTGCCGGAACTCCTCCTCGCGGGGCCGGTGCACCGCCAGCCACCGCTCGGCGTAGGCCACCGCCTCCGCCACCGGGAACAGCCGCGCCTCGGCCGCCCCGACCCTGCCGCGTACGACGGGACGGTCCCGTTCGAAGTCGTACCCCAGCTCGTCGAAGCGCTCCGAGGTGATCGACACCTCCGTCACCGTCTCCCAGCCGCCCGGACCGGGGCGGCCCACCGCGACGCGCGGGGAGGGGACGCGGTACTCGGCGAGGTGGAAGCTGGTGCAGCTGTCGTACCCGGCGCCGAGCAGCAGCACCCGCGCGCCGGTGCGCTCCAGCTTCGCCAGCGG is a window from the Streptomyces capillispiralis genome containing:
- the tkt gene encoding transketolase — protein: MSTKPTTTDLEWTELDQRAVDTARVLAADAVQKVGNGHPGTAMSLAPAAYTLFQKVMRHDPADPDWVGRDRFVLSAGHSSLTLYTQLYLAGFGLELDDLKAFRTWGSKTPGHPEYGHTTGVETTTGPLGQGVANAVGMAMAARYERGLFDPEAAEGESPFDHYVYCIAGDGCLQEGISAEASSTAGHQKLGNLVLLWDDNHISIEGDTETAVSEDTCKRYEAYGWHVQRVAPKPDGDLDPNAIYDAIQEAKKVTDKPSFIAMRSIIAWPAPNAQNTEAAHGSALGDDEVAATKRVLGFDPEQTFEVADEVIGHTRKALERGQAARAVWEKSFQQWRDNNPERAAAFDRIAAGELPEGWQDAIPVFEPGKGVATRAASGKVLQALGAVVPELWGGSADLAGSNNTTIDKTSSFLPAGNPLPEADPYGRTIHFGIREHAMAAEMNGIALHGNTRVYGGTFLVFSDYMRNAVRLSALMHLPVTYVWTHDSIGLGEDGPTHQPVEHLASLRAIPGLNVVRPADANETAIAWREILSRWTKEFGKGAPHGLALTRQGVPTYEPNEDAARGGYVLFDADGGEPQVVLIATGSEVHVAVEARERLQADGVPTRVVSMPSVEWFEEQDQGYRDSVLPPSVKARVAVEAGIGLTWHKYVGDAGRIVSLEHFGASADGKVLFEEFGFTAENVAAAARESIAAAQR
- a CDS encoding heme o synthase → MCVTAVESRPAGIVGTSQSPARRPFGARAMAFVALTKPRIIELLLITTVPVMFLAQQGVPDLTLVLLTCVGGYLSAGGANALNMYIDRDIDALMDRTSQRPLVTGMVSPREALVFGITLAVVSTLLFGLTVNWLSAWLSLGALLFYVVVYTMILKRRTSQNIVWGGIAGCMPVLIGWTAVTNSMAWAPVILFLVIFFWTPPHYWPLSMKVKDDYARVGVPMLPVIAGNKAVAKQIVLYSWVMVAVSLLLTPLGYTGWFYTAVALAAGGWWLWEAHALLNRAKAEVTGGRLKEMRLFHWSITYVSLLFVAVAVDPFLR
- a CDS encoding amidohydrolase family protein; its protein translation is MIDTPSLVDQYCHGVLRTELGLGTFEAQLARTEGPPAPGTTLFDTQTGFAVRRWCPPLLGLEPHCPPARYLARRRELGVIEAGRRLLRGSGITAYLVDTGLPGDLTGPGELGRAGNAEAHEIVRLEQLAEQVADTSGTVESLLANLAESVHAAAAHAVAFTSVAGLRHGLALAPEPPGPGEVRGAAGRWLAARRAGDELSDPVLLRHLLWIAVASGRPLQLHAGLGAPGARIDRTDPVLLTDFVRATAGLGTDLVLLHGYPYHRHAAHLAGVFPHVYADSGAALVRTGARAATVLAEILELAPFGKILFSSGARGLPELHVVGAGLFREALGRVLGTWVAEGAWSLEDAQRVAGMIASGNAGRVYGLA
- a CDS encoding nucleotidyltransferase domain-containing protein, which translates into the protein MPTDALLDRFLTGLAPLSPVAVWAHGSLAGGDYQEGRSDLDLIAVLDHPIGARTVWRIALLHNRLRAGPLADRLHCTYLTPSTAADAERRHLTWAHEKLFRRPVTPVTRAELHRFGRVLRGAPPADVLPPVPDGELAAFVVRDQRDFWRRAVDRAAHWTQDVWVDLGLLTFARATVTLREGRLITKREALDVLPGLGAPAEVVADIGRRRYGDPAPPAAEWTERRARLTRDYLGPAIDALVAGS
- a CDS encoding COX15/CtaA family protein — encoded protein: MGRVPNVTRSDAAAAVRNPLAFIAARWTPDPRTVRRAALAALVMAVVIVVTGGAVRLTGSGLGCPTWPKCTDDSLTTTREMGLHGIIEFGNRLLTYVLCAAVGWAIIAARSQKPYRRGLTRLGWTQFWIVMGNAVLGGIVVLVGLNPYTVAAHFLLSSALIAVAAVMWQRTREGDAEPRPLVGKAVQQLVWCMVAVSVLLIAAGTVVTGAGPHAGDSSEVPRMPLDWETVSKLHAVLAWIVVTLTFALWFVLKAVDAPGGPLARTRELFLILLAQGAIGYVQYFTDLPEVLVGLHMFGSCVMWIWVLRVLLSLRERAGTTAPEAAVPAAQEPATSASMAGPR
- a CDS encoding ABC transporter permease, which translates into the protein MTATGTHSPRPGAAPLARMIGAQAALETKMLLRNGEQLLLTVVIPTLLLVLFSTVDVVDTGDGEAVDFLAPGVLALAVMSTAFTGQAIATGFERRYGVLKRLAASPLPRWGLMTAKTLSVLVTEVLQVALVTVIALALGWSPRGNPFAVFLLLLLGTAAFSGLGLLMAGTLKAEATLAAANLVFLLLLVGGGVVVPLEEFPDAARDVLGLLPISALSEGLRDVLKDGAGMPWGCLGILAVWAVAGLAAAGKFFRWE
- a CDS encoding ABC transporter ATP-binding protein encodes the protein MRSEPVVQVQALVKRYGKKTAVDGLDLVARQGVTAVLGPNGAGKTTTVETCEGYRRPDSGTVRVLGLDPVRQSAALRPRVGVMLQSGGVYSGARADEMLRHVAKLHAHPLDVDALIERLGLGSCGRTAYRRLSGGQQQRLALAMAVVGRPELVFLDEPTAGLDPQARRATWDLVRDLRADGVSVILTTHYMDEAEQLADDVAIIDAGRVIAQGSPEELCRGGAENTLRFSGRPGLDVAALLKALPADSSATEVAPGSYRVTGKVDPQLLATVTSWCAQHGVMPDRISVERHTLEDVFLELTGKELRA